Proteins encoded by one window of Streptococcus suis S735:
- a CDS encoding class I SAM-dependent methyltransferase, whose protein sequence is MIVTTSLGMDEGLVYRARRIASELGIEYKERKKQSVGKMLGTYEAVLVLYKDKLILEQRGGQVLFFHPDTAMLRIKSGRDPLLELLGKEKQSIIDCTMGLGSDSIVLASAGHRVTALESSKLVHFIVSRGLQDFDSGLQEVNRAMKSIQTIWTDSLTYLKGQIDKSVDVIYFDPMFSEEIKESQNLSGLSTLADRSRLTEEIVSEAKRVARKKLIIKAHFRDQVFEEFGFKRHVRPNQKFHYGEIILEEEV, encoded by the coding sequence ATGATTGTAACAACTAGTCTTGGGATGGATGAGGGGCTGGTCTATAGGGCTAGACGGATTGCCAGTGAACTGGGAATTGAATACAAGGAAAGAAAGAAGCAGTCGGTTGGAAAAATGTTAGGTACCTACGAGGCTGTCTTGGTTCTTTATAAGGATAAATTGATACTAGAGCAGAGGGGTGGGCAGGTTTTATTTTTCCACCCAGATACTGCCATGTTGCGGATTAAGTCTGGAAGAGATCCGCTTTTAGAATTACTTGGAAAAGAAAAACAATCAATAATAGACTGTACTATGGGCTTGGGATCTGATAGCATTGTGTTAGCAAGTGCCGGTCATCGGGTGACAGCCTTGGAAAGTTCTAAGCTAGTGCACTTTATTGTGAGTCGAGGTTTACAGGATTTTGATAGTGGGCTGCAAGAGGTCAATCGAGCCATGAAATCTATTCAGACAATTTGGACAGATAGTTTGACTTATTTGAAAGGGCAAATAGATAAGTCTGTTGATGTCATTTACTTTGATCCCATGTTTTCAGAAGAAATCAAGGAATCACAAAATCTTTCTGGCTTGTCTACTTTGGCTGACAGAAGCCGTTTAACGGAGGAAATTGTATCTGAGGCTAAACGAGTAGCTAGGAAGAAATTGATAATAAAGGCTCATTTTCGAGATCAGGTCTTTGAAGAATTTGGCTTTAAACGTCATGTCAGACCCAATCAAAAATTTCACTACGGAGAAATTATTTTGGAGGAGGAAGTATGA
- the carB gene encoding carbamoyl-phosphate synthase large subunit, with the protein MPKRTDIKKIMVIGSGPIVIGQAAEFDYAGTQACLALKEEGYSVVLVNSNPATIMTDKEIADKVYIEPITLEFVTRILRKERPDAFLPTLGGQTGLNMAMELSKAGILDELGVELLGTKLSAIDQAEDRDLFKQLMEDLNQPIPESTIVTTVDEALEFAAEIGYPVIVRPAFTLGGTGGGMCANEEELREIAENGLKLSPVTQCLIERSIAGFKEIEYEVMRDAADNALVVCNMENFDPVGIHTGDSIVFAPTQTLSDIENQMLRDASLSIIRALKIEGGCNVQLALDPHSFKYYVIEVNPRVSRSSALASKATGYPIAKLAAKIAVGLTLDEMVNPVTGTTYAMFEPALDYVVAKIPRFPFDKFEKGERRLGTQMKATGEVMAIGRNIEESLLKACRSLEIGVYHNEMPELSQVTDDQLVEKIVKAQDDRLFYLSEALRRGYTVEELAQLTKIDLFFLDKLLHILEIEQELATNFDNIDLLKKAKKYGFADRKIAELWGRTESYIRQLRTEHKIVPVYKMVDTCAAEFESATPYFYSTYEWENESIRSEKESVLVLGSGPIRIGQGVEFDYATVHSVKAIQAAGYEAIIMNSNPETVSTEFSVSDKLYFEPLTLEDVLNVIDLEKPKGVIVQFGGQTAINLAEPLAKAGIPILGTQVADLDRAEDRDLFEKALKDLGIPQPPGQTATNEEEALEAARKIGFPVLVRPSYVLGGRAMEIVENEEDLRSYMRTAVKASPEHPVLVDSYIVGRECEVDAISDGKDVLIPGIMEHIERAGVHSGDSMAVYPPQTLSKEVQATIADYTKRLAIGLNCIGMMNIQFIIKDETVYVIEVNPRASRTVPFLSKVTDIPMAQVATKLILGQSLAELGYQDGLYPESNQVHVKAPVFSFTKLAKVDSLLGPEMKSTGEIMGSDLTLEKALYKAFEASYQHLAEFGNVVFTIADEDKEEVLGLAQRFYELGYGLLATAGTATFLTENGLAVTTVGKLGDDSCPDIPSLVRAGKVQAIINTVGKKRVADGDGQVIRSSAIEGGIPLFTALDTAEAMVKVLESRSFMTQAI; encoded by the coding sequence ATGCCAAAACGTACGGATATTAAGAAAATAATGGTGATTGGGTCTGGTCCGATTGTGATTGGTCAGGCTGCGGAGTTTGATTATGCTGGGACTCAGGCTTGTTTAGCCTTGAAGGAAGAAGGTTACAGTGTGGTCTTGGTCAATTCAAACCCTGCGACCATTATGACAGACAAGGAAATAGCAGACAAGGTTTATATTGAGCCAATTACGCTTGAATTTGTCACACGGATTTTACGGAAGGAGCGTCCAGATGCTTTCTTGCCAACTCTTGGTGGTCAGACTGGTCTCAACATGGCCATGGAATTGTCTAAGGCTGGTATTTTAGATGAGCTTGGAGTTGAGTTGTTGGGAACTAAACTGTCTGCAATTGATCAGGCAGAGGACCGCGACCTCTTCAAACAACTCATGGAAGATCTCAATCAGCCTATTCCTGAGTCAACGATTGTGACAACAGTTGATGAGGCTTTGGAATTTGCTGCTGAAATTGGTTATCCTGTCATTGTTCGACCAGCCTTCACGCTGGGTGGTACTGGCGGTGGTATGTGTGCCAATGAAGAAGAACTACGTGAAATAGCAGAAAATGGTCTAAAATTGTCACCAGTGACTCAGTGTTTGATTGAGCGTTCCATTGCTGGTTTCAAAGAAATTGAATACGAAGTGATGCGGGATGCGGCTGACAATGCCTTGGTCGTATGTAACATGGAAAACTTTGACCCTGTGGGAATTCATACAGGAGATTCTATCGTATTTGCCCCAACGCAGACGCTTTCGGATATTGAAAACCAGATGTTGCGTGATGCCAGTCTCAGCATTATTCGCGCCCTCAAAATCGAAGGTGGCTGTAATGTGCAGTTGGCATTGGATCCACATAGTTTCAAATATTATGTCATTGAAGTAAACCCACGTGTGTCCCGTTCGTCTGCCTTGGCATCCAAAGCGACAGGTTATCCTATTGCCAAATTGGCAGCAAAAATTGCGGTTGGCTTGACCTTGGATGAAATGGTGAACCCTGTTACAGGAACAACCTATGCCATGTTTGAACCAGCTCTTGACTACGTTGTGGCAAAAATTCCACGTTTCCCATTTGATAAGTTTGAAAAAGGGGAACGCCGCCTTGGAACGCAGATGAAGGCAACTGGGGAGGTCATGGCCATTGGGCGTAATATCGAAGAAAGTCTGCTCAAGGCCTGCCGTTCTTTAGAAATCGGTGTTTACCACAATGAAATGCCAGAACTCAGCCAAGTGACAGATGACCAATTGGTTGAAAAGATTGTCAAGGCACAGGATGATCGACTCTTCTATCTTTCAGAAGCCCTTCGACGTGGCTATACCGTAGAAGAACTGGCTCAATTGACGAAGATTGATCTTTTCTTCCTTGATAAGCTGCTTCATATCTTAGAAATCGAGCAGGAATTGGCAACGAATTTTGATAATATTGATTTATTGAAAAAAGCCAAGAAATACGGTTTTGCAGACCGCAAGATTGCGGAACTCTGGGGACGGACAGAATCCTACATTCGTCAACTGCGGACAGAACACAAGATTGTCCCCGTTTACAAGATGGTAGATACTTGTGCGGCTGAGTTTGAAAGTGCTACACCTTATTTCTATTCAACTTATGAGTGGGAAAATGAGTCCATCCGTTCGGAGAAAGAATCTGTTTTGGTGCTGGGTTCTGGTCCAATTCGTATCGGACAGGGTGTGGAGTTTGACTATGCGACGGTACATTCTGTCAAGGCCATTCAGGCAGCTGGCTACGAGGCCATTATTATGAACTCAAACCCTGAAACTGTGTCAACTGAGTTTTCGGTTTCGGACAAGCTTTATTTCGAGCCGTTGACCTTGGAAGATGTTTTGAATGTGATCGACCTTGAGAAACCAAAAGGGGTTATCGTTCAGTTCGGTGGCCAGACGGCTATCAATTTGGCAGAGCCATTGGCCAAAGCAGGCATTCCAATCTTGGGGACACAGGTGGCGGATTTGGATAGAGCTGAAGACAGGGATTTATTTGAAAAAGCCCTGAAAGACCTAGGGATTCCACAGCCACCAGGCCAAACCGCAACCAACGAAGAGGAAGCTCTTGAAGCGGCCCGCAAAATTGGTTTCCCGGTACTTGTTCGTCCATCATATGTTTTGGGCGGTCGTGCTATGGAGATTGTCGAAAATGAAGAGGACTTACGTTCTTATATGAGAACTGCGGTCAAGGCTTCGCCAGAGCACCCAGTTTTGGTGGATTCTTACATCGTCGGTCGTGAGTGTGAAGTGGATGCTATTTCAGATGGTAAGGATGTCTTGATTCCGGGTATTATGGAGCATATCGAGCGCGCTGGGGTTCACTCAGGTGACTCGATGGCCGTTTATCCGCCACAAACCTTGTCCAAAGAAGTGCAGGCGACCATTGCAGACTACACCAAACGCTTGGCAATCGGTCTCAACTGTATCGGTATGATGAATATCCAGTTTATCATCAAGGATGAAACGGTCTATGTGATTGAGGTCAATCCTCGTGCCAGTCGTACGGTTCCATTCTTGTCCAAAGTCACAGACATTCCAATGGCTCAGGTTGCAACCAAATTGATTTTGGGACAAAGCCTTGCGGAACTTGGCTACCAAGACGGTCTTTATCCTGAGAGCAACCAAGTGCACGTCAAGGCACCGGTCTTCTCGTTCACGAAACTAGCTAAAGTTGACAGTTTGTTAGGACCAGAGATGAAGTCAACCGGTGAGATTATGGGGTCAGACTTGACACTGGAAAAAGCGCTTTATAAGGCTTTCGAGGCAAGTTATCAGCACCTGGCTGAGTTTGGCAACGTTGTCTTTACCATTGCGGATGAAGACAAGGAAGAAGTGCTTGGTCTGGCTCAACGTTTCTATGAACTTGGTTATGGCCTACTGGCCACGGCAGGAACAGCCACCTTTCTAACAGAAAATGGACTTGCTGTAACAACTGTTGGTAAATTAGGCGATGATTCCTGTCCAGATATTCCTAGTCTTGTTCGGGCAGGTAAGGTTCAGGCTATTATCAATACGGTTGGTAAAAAACGGGTGGCAGATGGTGACGGTCAAGTCATTCGAAGCTCTGCTATTGAAGGAGGAATTCCGCTCTTTACGGCCCTCGATACAGCAGAAGCTATGGTCAAAGTGCTGGAGAGTCGTAGCTTCATGACACAGGCTATATAG
- a CDS encoding zinc ribbon domain-containing protein YjdM, which yields METLPNCPKCNSEYVYEDGALLVCPECAYEWNPADVAEEESGPVAIDANGNRLADGDTVTLIKDLKVKGAPKDLKQGTRVKGIRIVEGDHNIDCKIDGFGAMKLKSEFVKKI from the coding sequence ATGGAAACTTTACCAAATTGTCCAAAATGTAATTCTGAATATGTCTATGAAGACGGTGCCCTCTTGGTTTGCCCTGAGTGTGCATACGAATGGAACCCAGCAGATGTAGCTGAGGAAGAAAGTGGACCTGTTGCAATTGATGCTAACGGTAATCGTTTGGCGGACGGCGATACTGTGACGCTTATCAAAGATTTGAAAGTGAAAGGGGCGCCTAAGGACCTTAAACAAGGTACACGTGTTAAAGGCATCCGTATCGTTGAAGGTGATCACAATATTGATTGTAAAATCGATGGTTTCGGTGCCATGAAGTTGAAATCTGAATTTGTTAAGAAAATCTAA
- the rpsP gene encoding 30S ribosomal protein S16, producing the protein MAVKIRLTRMGSKKKPFYRINVADSRAPRDGRFIETVGTYNPLLAENSVTLKEERVLEWLAKGAQPSDTVRSLLSNAGVLKKFHEQKFSK; encoded by the coding sequence ATGGCAGTAAAAATCCGTTTGACTCGTATGGGTTCTAAAAAGAAACCTTTCTACCGTATCAACGTTGCAGACTCACGTGCACCACGTGATGGTCGTTTCATCGAAACTGTTGGTACTTACAACCCACTTTTGGCTGAAAACTCAGTAACTCTTAAAGAAGAGCGTGTACTTGAGTGGTTGGCAAAAGGTGCACAACCATCTGATACAGTTCGTAGCCTTCTTTCAAACGCTGGCGTATTGAAGAAATTCCACGAACAAAAATTCTCTAAGTAA
- a CDS encoding RluA family pseudouridine synthase, translating to MEVRVEVGGIRLDKALSDLTDLSRSVANEQIKAGQVLVNGQPKKAKYSVQVGDVLTYQIPEVEEIDYVAEDIPLEIVFQDEDVAVVNKPQGMVVHPSAGHTSGTLVNALLYHVKDLSGINGVLRPGIVHRIDKDTSGLLMIAKNDDAHTKLAAELKDKKSLRKYWAIVHGNLPNDRGVIEAPIGRSEKDRKKQAVTAKGKEAVTRFQVLERFGDYTLVELTLETGRTHQIRVHMAYIGHPVAGDEAYGPRKTLKGHGQFLHARTLGFTHPRTGEVVEFTAEAPAIFQEALEKLRKAE from the coding sequence ATGGAAGTAAGAGTTGAGGTTGGTGGTATTCGTTTGGATAAGGCATTGTCAGATTTGACGGATTTGTCTCGTTCGGTTGCAAATGAGCAGATTAAGGCTGGTCAGGTTTTGGTCAATGGACAGCCTAAAAAAGCTAAATATAGTGTGCAGGTTGGGGATGTTCTAACCTATCAAATTCCAGAAGTAGAAGAAATCGACTATGTTGCTGAGGATATTCCTTTAGAGATTGTCTTTCAGGACGAGGATGTTGCTGTTGTAAATAAACCTCAAGGGATGGTCGTTCATCCGTCGGCTGGTCACACGTCTGGAACGTTAGTTAATGCTCTCCTTTATCACGTAAAAGATTTGTCAGGCATCAATGGTGTCTTGCGACCAGGTATTGTCCATCGGATTGACAAGGATACATCTGGCTTGCTCATGATTGCTAAAAACGATGATGCCCATACAAAGCTTGCTGCTGAATTGAAAGATAAGAAATCCCTTCGTAAGTATTGGGCCATTGTACACGGCAATCTACCAAACGATCGCGGAGTAATTGAGGCGCCGATTGGTCGTTCTGAAAAAGACCGCAAGAAACAAGCGGTGACTGCCAAAGGGAAAGAAGCGGTGACACGTTTTCAGGTTCTGGAGCGTTTTGGTGACTACACTTTGGTGGAATTGACCTTGGAAACAGGACGAACTCACCAAATTCGCGTCCACATGGCTTATATTGGTCATCCGGTTGCGGGTGATGAAGCTTACGGCCCAAGGAAAACACTAAAAGGGCATGGCCAATTTCTTCATGCCAGAACGCTTGGATTTACCCATCCGAGAACTGGTGAGGTTGTTGAATTTACGGCAGAAGCGCCAGCTATTTTTCAGGAGGCACTTGAAAAACTGCGCAAGGCTGAATAA
- the pyrR gene encoding bifunctional pyr operon transcriptional regulator/uracil phosphoribosyltransferase PyrR produces the protein MKTKEIVDDMTMKRAITRITYEIIERNKNLDNIVLAGIKTRGVFIAKRIQERLKQLEGIDVPLGELDTKPFRDDMKVEDDTTNMTANVNDRDVILVDDVLYTGRTIRAAIDNIVSLGRPARVSLAVLVDRGHRELPIRADYVGKNIPTSRSEEIIVHMAEIDGQDAVLLVEGA, from the coding sequence ATGAAGACAAAAGAAATCGTTGACGATATGACTATGAAACGGGCAATCACCCGCATCACTTATGAAATTATCGAACGGAATAAGAATTTGGATAATATTGTCCTTGCAGGGATTAAAACACGGGGTGTTTTCATTGCAAAGAGGATTCAGGAGAGACTTAAGCAATTAGAGGGTATCGACGTTCCGTTGGGTGAGTTGGATACCAAACCGTTTCGAGATGACATGAAGGTAGAAGATGATACGACAAATATGACTGCCAATGTCAACGATCGTGATGTTATATTAGTAGATGATGTGCTTTATACAGGACGAACTATTCGTGCTGCTATTGACAACATAGTGTCCTTGGGCCGTCCAGCTCGTGTTAGTTTAGCGGTACTTGTGGATCGTGGACACAGGGAGTTGCCTATTCGAGCAGATTATGTTGGGAAGAATATCCCAACTAGCCGTTCTGAAGAAATCATTGTGCACATGGCTGAAATCGATGGTCAAGACGCTGTTCTTCTGGTTGAAGGTGCATAG
- the lspA gene encoding signal peptidase II: MRKIGFPFLMVVLIGLDQFVKAWTVANIELDTVTEFIPGLMSLAYLRNYGAAWSILQNQQWFFTIMTIVAVTGLVWYYIKQIKGNIWTLFSLSLMIAGALGNFIDRLRLGYVVDMFHLDFISFPVFNVADVCLTVGVGILFICIMKEESNGSKS; encoded by the coding sequence ATGCGTAAAATTGGATTTCCATTTTTGATGGTAGTATTAATTGGTTTGGACCAGTTTGTAAAAGCTTGGACAGTTGCCAATATTGAATTAGATACGGTAACGGAATTTATACCAGGATTGATGAGCTTAGCTTATCTAAGAAATTATGGTGCTGCCTGGTCGATTTTACAAAATCAGCAGTGGTTTTTCACGATAATGACAATTGTTGCTGTGACAGGCCTAGTGTGGTACTATATCAAACAGATTAAGGGCAATATCTGGACTTTATTCAGTCTGTCTTTGATGATTGCTGGTGCTCTTGGAAATTTTATTGATCGTCTTAGATTGGGATATGTGGTGGACATGTTTCACTTGGATTTTATTAGTTTCCCTGTATTTAATGTAGCAGATGTTTGTCTGACAGTTGGTGTAGGTATTTTATTTATTTGTATTATGAAAGAAGAGAGTAATGGAAGTAAGAGTTGA
- a CDS encoding carbamoyl phosphate synthase small subunit, which yields MSKRRLILENGTIFEGEAFGADIDVTGELVFSTGMTGYQESITDQSYNGQILTFTYPLVGNYGINRDDFESIKPTCKGVVVSEWARRASNWRNQMTLDEFLKAKKIPAISGIDTRALTKIIRQHGTMKATLANVGDSVEHLTDQLRATVLPTNNIQQVSTKTAYPAPGVGRSVVLVDFGLKHSILRELAKRDCNVTVVPYDTTAEEILALNPDGVMLSNGPGNPDDVPEALDMIRGILGKIPIFGICMGHQLFAKANGATTYKMKFGHRGFNHAVREIATGRVDFTSQNHGYAVAREDLPECLMITHEEINDKSVEGVRHKYYPGFSVQFHPDAAPGPHDASYLFDEFMELMDSFKKGQ from the coding sequence ATGTCAAAAAGACGTTTAATTTTGGAAAATGGCACTATTTTTGAGGGGGAGGCCTTCGGTGCTGATATTGATGTGACTGGTGAGTTGGTTTTCTCAACTGGGATGACAGGTTATCAGGAATCCATCACGGACCAGTCTTATAATGGTCAGATTTTAACCTTTACCTATCCCTTGGTAGGAAATTACGGGATTAACCGTGATGATTTCGAGTCGATCAAACCGACTTGTAAGGGAGTGGTTGTTAGCGAGTGGGCTCGTCGAGCAAGTAATTGGCGTAACCAGATGACTTTGGATGAATTTTTAAAGGCTAAGAAAATTCCAGCAATTTCTGGAATTGACACACGCGCCCTAACTAAAATTATTCGTCAGCACGGGACCATGAAGGCGACATTGGCAAATGTTGGTGATTCCGTTGAGCATTTGACAGACCAGTTGAGAGCGACTGTTTTGCCAACCAACAACATCCAGCAAGTATCGACAAAAACAGCCTATCCTGCACCTGGAGTTGGACGTAGTGTTGTTTTGGTTGATTTTGGATTGAAACATTCTATTCTTAGAGAGTTAGCCAAGCGTGATTGCAATGTGACAGTTGTCCCTTATGATACGACTGCTGAAGAAATTCTTGCCCTCAATCCAGACGGTGTCATGCTTTCAAACGGTCCTGGTAACCCAGATGATGTTCCAGAAGCTTTGGACATGATTCGGGGCATTCTCGGAAAAATTCCAATTTTTGGTATCTGTATGGGGCACCAACTCTTTGCTAAAGCAAATGGGGCAACGACTTATAAAATGAAGTTTGGTCACCGTGGTTTCAACCATGCTGTTCGTGAAATTGCGACAGGTCGAGTGGACTTTACCAGTCAGAACCACGGTTATGCAGTGGCTCGTGAAGATTTACCTGAATGTTTAATGATTACTCATGAAGAAATCAATGACAAATCAGTAGAAGGGGTACGCCACAAGTACTATCCAGGTTTCTCTGTTCAATTCCACCCAGATGCTGCACCTGGTCCACATGATGCCAGCTATTTGTTTGACGAATTTATGGAATTGATGGATTCGTTTAAAAAAGGGCAGTAA
- the pcp gene encoding pyroglutamyl-peptidase I, protein MKIIVTGFDPFGGEPINPALETIKSLPKTIAGAEIILVEIPTVFDKAADVLEEKMAEHLPDAVLCIGQAGGRVDLTPERIAINQDDARIPDNEGQQPIDRTIREDGQPAYFSTLPIKAMVEAIHRIGLPASVSNTAGTFVCNHLMYQALYLAEKQFPKTKAGFLHIPFLPEQVVDKPGLASMSLNDIVRGVEVAIGAIVEYRDKEDIKKGGGSTH, encoded by the coding sequence ATGAAAATCATCGTAACAGGCTTTGATCCCTTTGGCGGCGAGCCTATTAACCCAGCCTTGGAAACAATCAAATCTCTACCTAAGACCATTGCTGGTGCAGAGATTATTCTTGTAGAGATTCCGACTGTTTTTGACAAGGCTGCGGATGTTTTAGAGGAGAAAATGGCAGAACATTTACCTGATGCGGTACTATGTATTGGTCAGGCTGGTGGGCGAGTTGATTTAACTCCTGAGCGTATAGCCATTAACCAAGATGATGCACGCATTCCAGACAATGAGGGGCAACAGCCGATTGATAGAACGATTCGAGAAGATGGTCAGCCTGCTTATTTCTCCACCTTACCCATCAAAGCAATGGTTGAAGCTATTCATAGGATTGGGCTTCCAGCTTCTGTTTCTAATACTGCTGGGACCTTTGTCTGCAACCATCTCATGTATCAAGCTCTTTACTTGGCGGAGAAACAATTTCCAAAGACTAAGGCAGGCTTTCTCCATATTCCCTTCTTGCCAGAGCAGGTTGTCGACAAACCAGGACTGGCTTCCATGTCTTTGAACGATATTGTAAGAGGAGTTGAAGTAGCTATAGGAGCGATTGTTGAATATAGGGATAAAGAGGATATTAAAAAGGGTGGTGGCAGTACACACTGA
- a CDS encoding DUF4298 domain-containing protein codes for MKNIMEARKRVEEMEKIFNRQLELNQSLSDSMAQLNQEQSTYLQLLDYYQSQTYMEDLDLSNKGYFNGIPCGVLSEDGVYNLLFDRTNLASQLRELADMLEQ; via the coding sequence ATGAAAAATATTATGGAAGCAAGAAAACGTGTAGAGGAAATGGAAAAAATATTTAACAGACAGCTAGAGCTGAACCAGTCCCTTTCCGATAGTATGGCACAACTCAACCAGGAACAATCGACTTATTTACAGTTATTAGATTATTACCAGAGCCAGACCTATATGGAAGATCTTGATTTATCTAATAAGGGTTATTTCAATGGTATTCCTTGCGGAGTATTGAGTGAAGATGGAGTCTATAATTTACTGTTTGACCGTACAAATCTAGCAAGTCAACTGAGAGAACTAGCAGATATGCTCGAACAATAA
- a CDS encoding Pr6Pr family membrane protein yields MKHQSILFYSRCLLAILAITGTALEIIKYCIGMLMYYTVQSNLLVSLFAVYMVYAMSKGVDLQTSRFLRIKAAVTMSIMITCVVYHFMLAPLADDFWRLENLLCHYIVPLYFLLDTLIVDRQQQYKWFDPIWWTLLPVLYMIFGLVNGLFIKIPIPDAKDSPFAYFFLNVPKYGWTYVLTYAGVIFVAYLVCGFLLAGLKSINLKTSLSFGKNSQ; encoded by the coding sequence ATGAAACATCAAAGTATTTTGTTTTACAGTAGATGCCTGTTAGCTATTTTAGCCATCACAGGTACCGCCTTAGAAATCATTAAATATTGTATCGGGATGCTCATGTATTATACGGTACAATCTAATTTATTAGTATCTCTGTTCGCTGTCTATATGGTCTATGCCATGAGTAAGGGTGTGGATTTACAGACGTCACGTTTTCTTCGGATAAAGGCTGCTGTAACCATGTCTATCATGATTACCTGTGTAGTCTATCACTTTATGTTGGCACCTTTGGCAGACGATTTCTGGCGACTTGAAAATCTACTCTGCCATTATATTGTTCCCTTATATTTTTTGTTAGATACCCTAATAGTAGATCGTCAGCAACAGTACAAGTGGTTTGACCCGATTTGGTGGACGCTTTTGCCTGTTCTTTACATGATTTTTGGTCTAGTGAATGGTCTTTTCATAAAAATTCCAATCCCAGATGCTAAGGACAGTCCTTTTGCTTATTTCTTTCTCAATGTCCCTAAGTATGGTTGGACCTATGTTTTGACTTATGCTGGAGTCATCTTTGTCGCCTATCTAGTCTGCGGTTTTCTATTGGCGGGACTAAAATCCATAAACCTTAAGACTTCATTGTCTTTTGGAAAAAATTCTCAGTAA
- a CDS encoding aspartate carbamoyltransferase catalytic subunit, translating into MTITNGKVSLKHLVTMETLSNEEVLGLIQRGIAFKRGEKVELDRKYYASNLFFEDSTRTHKSFEMAELRLDMGMIDFDARTSSVNKGETLCDTILTMSALGVDICVIRHSEVDYYKQLIDSPTIQTSIVNGGDGSGQHPSQSLLDLMTIYEEFGTFDGLKIAIAGDITHSRVAKSNMQILKRLGAEIFFAGPEEWYAEEFDVYGQHLNIDDIVETVDVLMLLRVQHERHDGDGGFSKETYNRLHGLTEERYKRLKDTAIVMHPAPVNRDVEIDDSLVEAPKSRIVRQMQNGVFVRMAILEAIVNGKA; encoded by the coding sequence ATGACAATTACAAATGGTAAAGTTTCACTCAAACACTTGGTTACAATGGAGACCCTCTCAAATGAAGAAGTATTGGGACTCATTCAACGTGGTATTGCTTTTAAACGCGGTGAAAAGGTAGAGTTAGATCGGAAGTACTATGCTTCTAACCTTTTCTTTGAGGATTCAACTCGGACGCATAAGTCTTTTGAAATGGCAGAGCTTCGTTTGGATATGGGAATGATTGACTTTGATGCTCGTACCAGCTCAGTCAATAAGGGTGAAACCTTGTGTGATACCATTTTGACCATGTCGGCACTTGGGGTAGACATCTGCGTGATTCGTCACTCGGAAGTGGATTATTACAAGCAATTGATTGATAGTCCTACCATTCAGACTTCAATTGTCAATGGTGGTGATGGTTCAGGTCAACACCCAAGCCAATCCCTACTTGATTTGATGACTATTTATGAAGAATTTGGAACTTTTGACGGCTTGAAGATTGCCATTGCAGGTGATATTACACACTCACGGGTTGCTAAGTCCAATATGCAAATTTTGAAGCGTCTGGGAGCTGAGATTTTCTTTGCTGGACCGGAGGAATGGTACGCAGAGGAATTTGACGTCTATGGTCAGCATTTGAATATTGATGATATTGTGGAAACGGTAGATGTACTGATGTTGCTCCGTGTGCAACACGAGCGTCATGATGGTGATGGTGGTTTTTCTAAAGAAACTTATAACCGTTTGCATGGTTTAACAGAGGAGCGCTACAAACGCTTGAAAGATACTGCAATTGTTATGCATCCTGCCCCTGTTAACCGCGATGTTGAGATTGATGATTCTCTAGTTGAAGCACCCAAATCACGTATTGTCCGTCAAATGCAGAATGGTGTATTTGTCCGGATGGCGATTTTGGAAGCAATTGTCAATGGCAAGGCTTAA
- a CDS encoding KH domain-containing protein, translated as MDMIENLIIAIVKPLISQPDSLTIKIVDTPEFLEYHLDLDQSDIGRIIGRKGRTISAIRTIVYSVPTSDKKVRLVIDEKE; from the coding sequence ATGGACATGATTGAAAATCTCATTATTGCGATTGTGAAACCTTTGATTTCACAGCCTGATAGCTTGACAATAAAAATTGTTGATACACCTGAATTCTTGGAATATCATTTGGATTTGGATCAATCTGATATTGGACGTATCATTGGTAGAAAAGGACGCACAATTTCTGCAATCAGAACGATTGTCTATTCTGTTCCAACAAGTGATAAAAAAGTTCGTTTAGTGATCGACGAGAAAGAATAG